One window of Sphingobacteriales bacterium genomic DNA carries:
- a CDS encoding CDP-alcohol phosphatidyltransferase family protein → MSTPPQQFSTLQKALAWSVHLFTATGIVAGFLAILAIAAHQWQMAMFWLLVSQIIDGLDGSFARWCKVKQVLPFFDGKMLDSVIDFATYAIIPAFFLYESGMIAPELRLLAASAVLLTSAIYYGKSGMVSADYHFVGFPVMWNLVVFYFFFVFNFGNFINLVAIALFCLLHFIPLKYPYPSRTEKFMFLTIGVTIMGLLSFVLLVLFYPETSGFTIFLKAVAVLVLIYFATMTLYKSYFNSN, encoded by the coding sequence ATGTCAACTCCACCCCAACAGTTTTCTACCCTTCAAAAAGCCCTCGCCTGGTCTGTTCATTTATTTACCGCTACCGGTATAGTAGCCGGTTTTTTGGCAATTTTGGCAATAGCGGCACATCAGTGGCAGATGGCCATGTTTTGGTTGTTGGTGAGCCAAATCATTGATGGTTTGGATGGAAGTTTTGCCCGATGGTGCAAGGTCAAACAAGTATTGCCCTTTTTTGATGGTAAAATGTTGGATTCTGTCATTGATTTTGCGACTTATGCAATAATTCCTGCTTTTTTTCTCTACGAATCCGGGATGATAGCACCCGAATTAAGATTGTTGGCAGCATCGGCTGTATTGCTCACCTCAGCTATTTACTATGGCAAATCAGGCATGGTTAGTGCCGATTATCATTTTGTTGGTTTTCCGGTAATGTGGAACTTGGTGGTGTTTTATTTCTTTTTCGTGTTCAATTTTGGAAACTTTATCAATCTGGTAGCAATTGCCCTTTTTTGTCTGCTGCATTTTATCCCTCTTAAATATCCTTATCCAAGCCGGACCGAAAAGTTTATGTTTCTTACAATCGGTGTTACTATAATGGGTTTATTATCCTTTGTGTTGCTGGTGTTGTTTTATCCTGAAACATCCGGTTTTACAATTTTCCTTAAAGCAGTAGCTGTTTTGGTGTTAATCTACTTTGCAACAATGACTTTATATAAGTCTTATTTTAACTCCAATTAA